A single window of Salvia splendens isolate huo1 chromosome 8, SspV2, whole genome shotgun sequence DNA harbors:
- the LOC121745914 gene encoding uncharacterized protein LOC121745914, giving the protein MEAFAMFAAVMGKSVQPASTSSAPPPETVQETTAEPEAVAEPTAAVSEPTAAETREDEADLAAGLELLTVSAPRLGSATEGETPVLEDRVVGVSEGETPVTNSRVEGETPQKEEEMLGPEATTPEKAESPRPSRGESDAEERRHAAEKKRKGKQIVPSKTKKAKGKSTKFPLPLPAKVPYAAEPEDSAGSSESEEEQEEELNFEPTEIGITSKLLDEMRKFDDPKRATIHKEKSAQGNTAEVPIDLAREFFSTFRFKSTIDLNADSIKFRLFYEEHVMSIREWTLRMGLLTRTEDDEGLWSERMIGPPKLTPGFKTQNAWEFVAHPRGRDVCFYEVGQSEAQTKQEPEMVEAKDTADMEAGARIEVEEGIVALRDKGRDRAEDAEVRKLVEEVRSDVENVRKEVIGVRKKVTEIRRKMGRSREEVVALKGRITDLLAESSRRSDRMAEAVAMMMKMTKWLQAKFPETPMGLSAPSGDSKTPGQGSLAVQKPPQAQRPQTTPSSSRPIVMTFDD; this is encoded by the exons atggaggcgtttgccatgttcgcggctGTAATGGGGAAATCCGTACAACCCGCttcaacatcctccgcaccaCCACCAGAGACCGTTCAAGAAACTACCGCTGAGCCGGAGGCCGTCGCAGAACCCACTGCCGCCGTTTCAGAACCAACCGCTGCAGAAACTCGCGAAGACGAagcagatctggccgcggggttggagttgttgACCGTAAGTGCACCTAGGTTAGGATCTgccactgagggggaaacccctgttttagaGGATAGAGTGGTTGgtgtttctgagggggaaacccctgttactAATAGccgtgttgagggggaaacccct CAGAAGGAGGAAGAAATGCTGGGTCCAGAAGCCACAACACCTGAAAAGGCAGAATCTCCCAGACCGAGCAGAGGGGAGAGTGATGCAGAGGAACGCCGCCACGCGgccgagaagaaaaggaaggggaaacaaattgttCCTTCCAAGACCAAGAAGGCGAAAGGGAAATCCACTAAATTCCCACTTCCTCTACCTGCCAAAGTACCATACGCTGCAGAGCCAGAGGATTCTGCTGGGTCTAGTGAGtctgaagaagaacaagaagaggagctcaactttgagccaactgAGATCGGGATTACAAGCAAGCTCCTGGACGAGATGAGAAAGTTTGACGACCCGAAACGCGCAACCATCCACAAGGAGAAGAGTGCCCAGGGCAA cacCGCCGAAGTTCCAATCGACCTGGCAAGGGAATTCTtctccaccttccgatttaagtccaccaTCGATCTGAATGCTGACTCCATCAAATTCCGGCTCTTCtatgaagagcatgtgatgagcatccgtgAATGGACTCTAAGGATGGGACTGCTTACGCGCACAGAGGATGATGAGGGTTTGTGGAGCGAGAGAATGATTGGTCCGCCGAAGCTGACGCCGGGATTCAAGACGCAGAACGCATGGGAGTTTGTGGCTCACCCTAGG GGAAGGGACGTGTGCTTTTATGAGGTTGGTCAGTCGGAGGCGCAGACGAAGCAGGAGCCTGAGATGGTGGAGGCGAAGGATACCGCTGACATGGAAGCcggagccaggatagaagtagaagaa gggATTGTGGCCCTACGGGATAAAGGAAGGGACCGTGCTGAGGATGCAGAAGTCAGAAAGTTAGTTGAGGAAGTGAGAAGCGACGTAGAGAATGTGAGGAAGGAGGTAATCGGTGTACGAAAAAAAGTGACGGAGATACGGAGGAAAATGGGGAGAAGTAGAGAGGAGGTCGTAGCCCTGAAGGGGCGTATCACCGACCTACTGGCAGAATCGTCAAGGCGTTCCGACAGGATGGCGGAGGCCGTCGcaatgatgatgaagatgacgaagtgGCTTCAAGCGAAGTTCCCCGAGACACCGATGGGACTTTCTGCACCTAGCGGCGATTCCAAGACGCCAGGTCAAGGGAGtctagctgtgcagaagccgccacaagcccaAAGGCCTCAGACCACCCCGTCTTCCTCCAGGCCT ATCGTGATGACTTTTgatgattga